In Lacrimispora indolis DSM 755, a genomic segment contains:
- the mraY gene encoding phospho-N-acetylmuramoyl-pentapeptide-transferase, with product MINETILAIIIAFAISAMLCPIVIPFLHRLKFGQEVRKEGPESHMKKQGTPTMGGLIILTSIIITSLFYVREYPKIIPVLFVTVGFGIVGFLDDYIKIVMKRSEGLTPVQKMAGQLIITGIFAYYLLHSKDVGTEMLIPFTGGFEKGLFLNLGILFVPAVFFIVIGTDNGVNFTDGLDGLCTSVTILVATFLTVVSIGENTGISPITGAVVGSLLGFLLFNVYPARVFMGDTGSLGLGGFVASSAFMMQIPIFIAIIGFIYLIEVLSVIIQVTYFKRTGGKRIFKMAPIHHHFELSGWSETRVVAVFAIVTAVLCLLAYLGL from the coding sequence ATGATTAACGAAACGATTCTGGCAATCATCATAGCATTTGCCATCAGCGCCATGCTGTGTCCCATTGTAATCCCATTTCTCCACAGGCTGAAATTCGGCCAGGAGGTCCGCAAGGAAGGGCCTGAAAGCCATATGAAAAAACAGGGTACTCCCACCATGGGAGGGCTTATCATATTGACCAGCATTATTATTACATCGCTGTTCTATGTGAGGGAATACCCGAAGATCATTCCTGTGCTTTTTGTGACTGTGGGATTTGGTATCGTTGGGTTCCTTGATGATTACATCAAGATCGTGATGAAGCGGTCAGAGGGGCTTACGCCTGTTCAAAAGATGGCAGGGCAGTTAATCATTACAGGCATTTTTGCCTATTATCTGCTTCATTCAAAAGATGTGGGGACCGAAATGCTGATTCCCTTTACCGGAGGCTTTGAAAAAGGGCTGTTTCTGAATTTAGGCATACTCTTTGTACCGGCAGTATTTTTTATCGTAATAGGGACTGACAATGGGGTGAATTTCACCGATGGACTGGATGGGCTCTGCACCAGCGTGACCATTCTGGTGGCCACCTTCCTGACTGTGGTGTCCATCGGAGAGAATACCGGCATCAGTCCCATTACCGGTGCGGTGGTTGGAAGCCTTTTGGGATTTCTGCTCTTTAACGTGTACCCTGCCAGGGTGTTCATGGGGGATACCGGTTCCCTTGGGCTTGGAGGCTTTGTTGCGTCCAGTGCCTTTATGATGCAGATCCCTATTTTCATTGCTATTATCGGCTTCATTTATTTGATCGAAGTATTATCCGTCATCATTCAGGTGACATATTTTAAGAGAACAGGCGGAAAGAGGATTTTTAAGATGGCTCCCATCCACCACCACTTTGAACTTAGCGGCTGGTCGGAAACACGGGTGGTAGCTGTGTTTGCAATCGTGACAGCGGTTCTTTGCCTGCTTGCATACCTTGGATTATAG
- a CDS encoding peptidoglycan D,D-transpeptidase FtsI family protein, which produces MSSNKTHHREKIAILFFLLFLAMTGLMGRLIFLMIFRSEHYGAMALDLHERERTIKAARGNIVDANGVVIATNRTVCTISVIHNQIRKADEVVAVLSKELGLQEEEVRKKVEKYSSREIIKTNVDKALGDQIRSYHLEGVKVDEDYKRYYPYDTLASTVLGFTGGDNQGIIGLEVKYEQYLKGLNGKILTMSDAAGIEIENAAEDRIEPVAGQDLYISLDVNIQRYCEQAAYRVMEKKGAKRVSIIVMNPQNGEIMAMVNAPEFNLNDPFTLSVDAEVPATDKEKQDLLNKMWRNPCINDTYEPGSTFKIVTAAAGLESGVVKLDDHFSCPGFRVVEDRKIRCHKVGGHGSETFLQGMMNSCNPVLIDVGQRLGVDNYYKYFEQFGLKGKTGIDLPGEASTIMHKKDDMGLVELATVSFGQSFQITPMQLITTASAIINGGNRVTPHFGVKSVSTDGESVHDFTYPVKEGIISPQTSETMRFILEQVVAEGSGKKAQVDGYRVGGKTATSEKLPRSLKKYISSFVGFAPADNPQVIALITIDEPEGIYYGGTIAAPVIADIFKNILPYLGIEPTEEKTASAFRIYG; this is translated from the coding sequence ATGAGTTCGAATAAGACACATCACAGAGAGAAAATAGCCATCCTGTTTTTCCTGTTATTTCTTGCCATGACAGGACTTATGGGGCGGCTTATTTTTCTAATGATTTTCCGTTCTGAACATTACGGTGCCATGGCATTAGACCTTCATGAACGGGAAAGGACCATAAAAGCGGCCAGAGGAAACATTGTTGATGCCAATGGGGTGGTCATTGCCACCAACCGGACGGTATGCACCATATCGGTCATACATAACCAGATCAGAAAGGCAGATGAGGTTGTGGCGGTCCTTTCAAAGGAGCTGGGCCTGCAAGAGGAAGAAGTTCGGAAAAAGGTAGAAAAGTACAGTTCAAGGGAAATTATTAAGACCAATGTAGACAAGGCTCTGGGAGATCAGATCCGAAGCTATCATTTAGAAGGTGTGAAGGTGGATGAGGATTATAAGCGGTATTATCCTTATGATACCCTTGCTTCTACGGTTCTTGGCTTTACGGGAGGAGATAACCAGGGAATCATTGGCCTGGAAGTAAAATACGAACAATATTTAAAAGGACTTAACGGAAAAATCCTGACCATGTCCGATGCGGCCGGAATTGAGATTGAAAATGCGGCAGAAGACAGGATCGAGCCTGTGGCGGGACAGGACTTATATATCAGCCTGGATGTCAATATCCAGCGGTATTGTGAGCAGGCGGCTTATCGGGTGATGGAGAAAAAGGGCGCAAAAAGAGTGTCGATCATTGTCATGAATCCTCAGAATGGGGAGATTATGGCAATGGTAAATGCACCTGAATTTAATTTAAATGATCCGTTTACACTAAGTGTAGATGCAGAAGTGCCGGCAACTGACAAGGAAAAACAGGATTTGTTAAACAAGATGTGGAGAAATCCCTGTATTAACGACACCTATGAACCAGGTTCCACCTTTAAGATCGTCACTGCGGCCGCAGGGCTGGAATCAGGAGTGGTAAAGCTTGATGACCATTTTTCATGCCCCGGTTTCCGGGTGGTGGAGGACAGAAAAATCAGATGCCACAAGGTGGGAGGCCACGGTTCGGAGACCTTTCTCCAGGGGATGATGAATTCCTGCAACCCTGTTTTGATCGACGTAGGGCAGAGGCTTGGAGTGGATAATTACTATAAATATTTTGAGCAGTTTGGTTTAAAGGGAAAAACCGGGATCGACCTTCCCGGCGAGGCATCTACCATCATGCATAAAAAAGATGATATGGGGCTTGTGGAGCTGGCAACCGTTTCTTTTGGCCAGTCTTTTCAGATCACTCCCATGCAGTTAATCACCACAGCTTCCGCAATTATTAACGGCGGAAACCGTGTTACTCCCCATTTTGGAGTGAAGTCTGTGAGCACGGATGGAGAATCTGTCCATGACTTTACCTATCCTGTGAAAGAAGGGATTATATCTCCGCAAACAAGCGAAACCATGCGTTTTATCCTGGAACAGGTTGTTGCAGAAGGAAGCGGAAAAAAGGCACAGGTCGACGGCTATCGGGTGGGCGGAAAAACAGCCACCTCCGAAAAACTTCCAAGAAGTCTGAAAAAGTACATTTCGTCTTTTGTGGGCTTTGCCCCGGCTGATAATCCACAGGTGATTGCCCTGATTACCATCGATGAACCTGAGGGGATTTATTACGGCGGAACCATTGCTGCACCGGTCATTGCAGACATTTTCAAGAATATTCTTCCATACCTGGGAATCGAGCCAACAGAGGAAAAAACTGCTTCGGCGTTTCGAATCTATGGTTGA
- a CDS encoding peptidoglycan D,D-transpeptidase FtsI family protein — protein sequence MQEKLAITVLVITLALFALVMTLYNLMTNKKEDYNQIVLSQQEYDSRTIPFKRGDIMDRNGTYLATSEKVYNLILDPKQIMSDQEAFLEPTITALTDCFGYDRTEIMNLIQEKKDKQYVRYAKQLTYDDKEKYEKYKKDQSETLKKGGKAIKGIWFEDEYKRVYPYNSMGCNVIGFANGDGMDGTGGIEQFYNTTLMGTNGREYGYLNDDSNLERVIKPASNGNTVVSTMDANIQKIVEKYISEWEQTTGSKRVGVIVMDPNNGEVLAMANDKAFDLNNPRTLRPEYTDEVLRQLGIKEAMDDYKRKNKDAQPLTEANVSQHYSNEEIMSLGTQVAWNQTWRNFCISDGFEPGSTEKIFTVSAALEEGAITGKETYECNKFLEVGGHKINCVSRYGHGLITVEEGLMKSCNVVMMRIAQQMGKEKFYKYQQIFGFGSKTGIDLPGEADNKTLVYTQNTAGPTDLATNAFGQNFSSTMIQMAAAYCSVINGGSYYEPHVVKQILNEQGSVIKKVEPVLVRETVSESTTKFINEALFKTVNAPGGTGGAAKVVGYKVAGKTGTAEKIPRDKTNYVVSFCGYAPSDNPQVLVYVVVDEPHVEDQPHSTYASEIFEKIMTEILPYLNVFPDTDTESSPLPDEAAKLPDQEGITSETESASQGDTPSEESGTEETTSEVPTMEDGTPVPDEYLNPSEEYVNREEGDDDSNLPAALPSEETTAQ from the coding sequence ATGCAGGAAAAGCTGGCGATTACTGTTCTGGTAATTACGCTGGCTTTGTTTGCATTAGTTATGACCCTGTATAATCTGATGACAAATAAAAAGGAAGATTACAACCAGATCGTGCTGTCTCAGCAGGAATATGACAGCCGTACCATTCCCTTTAAGCGCGGGGACATCATGGACAGGAATGGGACCTATCTGGCAACCAGTGAAAAGGTATATAACTTGATCCTGGATCCAAAACAGATCATGTCAGACCAGGAAGCTTTTCTGGAGCCGACCATAACAGCCTTAACCGATTGCTTTGGCTATGACCGGACAGAGATCATGAATCTGATTCAGGAAAAGAAAGATAAACAGTATGTGCGCTATGCAAAGCAGCTTACTTATGACGATAAAGAAAAATATGAAAAGTACAAGAAGGATCAGTCAGAAACACTGAAAAAAGGCGGGAAGGCCATTAAGGGAATCTGGTTTGAGGATGAGTACAAACGAGTGTATCCCTATAACTCCATGGGCTGCAACGTCATTGGCTTTGCCAATGGGGATGGCATGGATGGAACAGGAGGGATCGAACAGTTCTATAATACGACCCTTATGGGAACCAACGGAAGAGAATACGGCTATTTAAATGACGACTCCAATTTGGAGAGAGTCATAAAGCCTGCTTCCAACGGCAATACCGTGGTTTCTACCATGGATGCCAACATTCAGAAGATCGTTGAGAAATACATCAGTGAATGGGAGCAGACGACAGGAAGCAAACGTGTTGGTGTAATCGTTATGGATCCTAATAACGGTGAGGTCCTGGCTATGGCAAATGACAAGGCTTTTGATTTAAACAATCCCAGGACATTAAGGCCGGAGTACACCGATGAGGTGCTGCGCCAGCTTGGGATCAAGGAAGCCATGGATGATTACAAGAGAAAGAATAAAGATGCCCAGCCTTTGACAGAAGCAAATGTTTCCCAGCATTACAGCAATGAGGAAATCATGTCCCTGGGGACCCAGGTGGCCTGGAACCAGACCTGGCGTAATTTCTGCATCAGCGACGGATTCGAGCCGGGGTCAACGGAAAAGATATTTACCGTGTCAGCTGCCCTGGAAGAGGGGGCTATTACCGGAAAGGAAACTTATGAGTGCAACAAATTCCTTGAGGTGGGAGGACATAAGATCAACTGCGTCAGCAGGTATGGACATGGCCTTATCACTGTGGAAGAAGGCCTGATGAAATCCTGCAACGTGGTCATGATGCGGATCGCCCAGCAGATGGGAAAAGAAAAATTCTACAAGTATCAGCAGATCTTTGGTTTCGGTTCCAAGACCGGGATCGATCTGCCGGGAGAGGCGGACAACAAGACTTTGGTCTATACCCAGAATACCGCAGGACCTACAGATCTTGCGACCAACGCCTTTGGACAAAATTTCAGTTCTACCATGATCCAGATGGCTGCCGCCTATTGTTCCGTAATTAACGGAGGCTCCTATTATGAGCCTCATGTGGTGAAGCAGATCCTTAATGAGCAGGGTTCCGTCATAAAGAAGGTCGAACCGGTCCTGGTCAGGGAAACAGTATCCGAATCCACTACCAAGTTCATCAATGAAGCACTGTTTAAGACCGTCAATGCGCCGGGAGGAACCGGAGGAGCCGCAAAGGTGGTGGGATATAAAGTTGCCGGGAAAACTGGCACTGCAGAGAAGATTCCCCGTGATAAGACCAATTACGTGGTATCCTTCTGCGGATACGCTCCATCGGATAATCCTCAGGTTCTGGTTTACGTTGTAGTTGACGAACCTCATGTGGAGGATCAGCCTCACAGTACCTATGCCAGTGAGATTTTTGAAAAGATCATGACTGAAATCCTTCCTTATTTAAATGTATTTCCGGATACAGATACGGAATCCTCACCGCTGCCGGATGAGGCGGCAAAGCTTCCGGATCAGGAAGGCATAACCAGTGAGACGGAAAGCGCTTCCCAGGGAGATACCCCATCAGAAGAATCAGGCACAGAAGAAACTACCAGTGAAGTTCCTACCATGGAAGACGGAACTCCGGTTCCGGATGAGTATTTAAATCCTTCTGAAGAATACGTTAACAGGGAAGAAGGAGATGATGATTCCAATCTCCCGGCAGCGCTGCCCTCCGAAGAGACTACAGCACAATAA
- the murD gene encoding UDP-N-acetylmuramoyl-L-alanine--D-glutamate ligase has translation MSQKILVAGSGKSGIAASRLILKTGGEVILYDSNAALHKEDLLLQFGEGERISVLLGELHKEDLAGVSLCVISPGISLDAPFVPVLKEADIPVWSEIQLAYHHAKGKLAAITGTNGKTTTTALTGEIMKAYYDHVFVVGNIGVPYTEEALKTDHDSVTIAEISSFQLETITDFRPDVSAILNITPDHLDRHKTMECYIEVKERITSNQRPQDFCVLNYDDPVLREFGKTMKPKAVYFSSSQLLEEGYCMDGDRIIWNHDGERMEIVNIHEIQLLGRHNHENIMAAAAISAQMGVPMEIIQKVIREFKAVEHRIEFVAEKAGVKYYNDSKGTNPDAAIQAIKAMPGPTLLIAGGYDKNSEYDEWIGSFDGKVKYMVLLGQTREKIAECAARHGFTNVMYAEDMQEAVKVCASYANRGDHVLLSPACASWGMFKCYEERGQIFKDCVRAL, from the coding sequence ATGAGTCAGAAAATATTAGTCGCCGGCAGCGGAAAAAGCGGTATTGCCGCATCCAGGCTGATCCTTAAAACAGGCGGTGAAGTGATTCTTTATGACAGCAATGCGGCCCTTCATAAGGAGGACCTGCTTCTCCAGTTTGGAGAAGGAGAAAGGATTTCAGTTTTATTGGGGGAGCTTCATAAGGAAGACCTTGCAGGTGTGAGCTTATGCGTCATAAGCCCCGGCATTTCCTTGGATGCCCCTTTTGTCCCTGTTCTGAAAGAGGCGGATATTCCGGTCTGGAGTGAGATCCAGCTGGCTTACCACCATGCAAAAGGAAAGCTGGCAGCGATCACGGGAACCAATGGTAAGACAACCACTACGGCCCTTACCGGTGAGATCATGAAGGCATATTATGACCACGTATTTGTAGTAGGAAATATTGGAGTTCCTTATACGGAGGAAGCCTTAAAGACTGATCATGATTCGGTAACAATAGCGGAGATCAGCAGCTTCCAGCTGGAGACCATCACGGATTTCCGTCCGGATGTGAGCGCCATTTTAAACATAACGCCAGACCACTTAGATCGTCATAAAACCATGGAATGTTACATAGAAGTAAAAGAACGGATTACATCAAACCAGAGGCCTCAGGATTTTTGCGTTTTAAATTATGATGATCCTGTATTGCGGGAGTTTGGTAAAACCATGAAGCCTAAGGCAGTCTATTTCAGCAGCAGCCAGCTTTTGGAAGAAGGTTACTGTATGGACGGCGACAGGATCATTTGGAACCATGACGGAGAGAGGATGGAGATCGTAAATATCCATGAGATCCAGCTTCTTGGCCGCCATAACCATGAAAACATCATGGCAGCAGCCGCCATATCCGCCCAAATGGGAGTGCCCATGGAAATCATTCAGAAGGTGATCCGCGAGTTTAAGGCGGTGGAGCACCGGATCGAATTTGTTGCGGAAAAGGCGGGAGTAAAGTATTACAACGATTCCAAGGGAACCAATCCGGATGCGGCCATCCAGGCGATAAAGGCCATGCCGGGGCCGACTCTGCTCATTGCAGGAGGGTATGATAAGAACTCAGAGTATGACGAATGGATCGGATCCTTTGACGGAAAAGTGAAATACATGGTGCTTCTGGGTCAGACCAGGGAAAAAATTGCCGAATGTGCAGCCAGACATGGTTTTACCAATGTAATGTATGCGGAGGATATGCAGGAGGCGGTAAAGGTCTGCGCTTCATATGCCAACAGAGGAGACCACGTCCTCCTGTCCCCGGCCTGTGCCAGCTGGGGGATGTTTAAATGCTATGAAGAACGTGGCCAAATTTTCAAGGATTGCGTCCGGGCTTTGTAG